The following are encoded together in the Cheilinus undulatus linkage group 3, ASM1832078v1, whole genome shotgun sequence genome:
- the isy1 gene encoding pre-mRNA-splicing factor ISY1 homolog has translation MARNAEKAMTALARFRQAQLEEGKVKERRPFLASECSELPKAEKWRRQIISEISKKVAQIQNAGLGEFRIRDLNDEINKLLREKGHWEVRIKELGGPDYARVGPRMLDHEGKEVPGNRGYKYFGAARDLPGVRELFEKEPAPAQRKTRAELMKDVDAEYYGYRDEDDGVLLPLEAQYEKQAVMEAVQKWKAERESRLSGDKQQQEEEEEESIYTVHNEEPEDEESREELEGEEGGLTFIAHVPVPSQKEVEEALVRRKKMELLQRYASETLQAQSQTAKTLLGL, from the exons ATG GCGAGAAACGCAGAGAAGGCCAT GACGGCGCTGGCTCGCTTCAGACAGGCTCAGCTCGAGGAGGGGAAAGTCAAG GAGAGGAGGCCGTTTCTGGCCTCAGAGTGCAGCGAACTCCCTAAAGCAGAGAAATGGAGACGGCAG atcatcagtgAGATCTCGAAGAAAGTGGCTCAGATCCAGAACG CTGGTCTCGGCGAGTTCAGGATCCGTGATCTAAACGATGAGATCAACAAGCTGCTGAGAGAAAAAGGTCACTGGGAAGTCCGGATCAAAGAGCTGGGAGGCCCCGACTACGCG AGAGTGGGTCCGAGGATGCTGGATCATGAAGGAAAGGAGGTTCCTGGTAATCGGGGGTATAAATACTTTGGAGCAGCCAGAGATCTTCCTGGAGTCAGAGAGCTCTTTGAGAAGGAGC CTGCCCCAGCACAGAGGAAAACAAGGGCAGAGCTGATGAAGGATGTGGACGCCGAATATTACGGCTACAGAGACGAGGACGACGGCGTGCTGCTGCCTCTGGAGGCCCAGTACGAGAAACAAG CGGTGATGGAGGCGGTGCAGAAGTGGAAAGCAGAGAGGGAGTCTCGTCTGTCAGGAgataaacaacaacaggaagaggaagaagaggagagcaTCTACACTGTCCACAATGAAGAG ccaGAAGATGAGGAAAGCCGAGAAGAgctggagggagaggagggaggactCACCTTCATCGCACATGTCCCTGTTCCCTCACAGAAAGAG GTGGAGGAGGCTCTAGTCAGGAGGAAGAAGATGGAGCTGTTACAGCGTTACGCCAGCGAGACTCTCCAGGCTCAGAGTCAGACGGCTAAAACTCTGTTAGGACTCTAA